One Paenibacillus riograndensis SBR5 DNA segment encodes these proteins:
- a CDS encoding Ger(x)C family spore germination protein gives MNRLLLKISSGLLAAAVISLFLTGCWDQVEIEDRALVLGLSIDTVPPEKADQEEEVTHLLDTPVPEEMISVTAQIAVPGRVPLGPGSGSSEDGKTSPVWVVTVTGHSLDDAMNNLQQQIADPRYLVHLRVIVISEDIARGRMDDLNDYLRRNPEVRRRTWLLVSEGRASQFMDVNPPLQRVPTLYILSMMEKAVTSGKFPPDYIGTYWSADSKWGQSAYLPYVALRNKDNVLINGLAYFSQGKMVNTTKPLEIGAFMAVQGMDPGGYSAFFETRELGVVMTKTNKRYTKTRSSIRDGKPVLTYDIYLEGDLDEHFHSAKPADSPASLHEIEQEFNKNVQTLIHNLIRQTQKDHADIFGMGEIIRAHHPAYWKEHIHDKDDWEKLYDSVTVNINLALHLRRVGLKET, from the coding sequence ATGAACAGACTGCTGCTGAAAATAAGCTCCGGATTGCTGGCGGCTGCCGTCATCAGCCTTTTTCTTACCGGATGCTGGGATCAAGTCGAAATCGAGGACCGGGCACTGGTGCTGGGATTATCCATTGATACCGTCCCTCCGGAAAAAGCAGATCAGGAAGAAGAGGTCACCCATCTTTTGGATACTCCGGTGCCGGAGGAAATGATCAGCGTCACAGCGCAGATCGCCGTGCCGGGACGTGTGCCGCTGGGTCCGGGAAGCGGCAGCAGCGAGGACGGGAAGACAAGCCCGGTGTGGGTGGTTACGGTGACGGGGCATTCGCTTGATGATGCCATGAATAATCTGCAGCAGCAGATTGCCGACCCGCGCTATCTCGTGCATTTGCGGGTAATTGTCATCAGCGAAGACATCGCCCGTGGAAGGATGGATGATCTCAATGATTATCTCCGGCGCAATCCCGAAGTCCGGCGCAGAACCTGGCTGCTGGTATCCGAAGGCCGGGCCTCGCAGTTCATGGATGTCAATCCTCCGCTGCAGCGCGTGCCTACACTATACATCCTCTCCATGATGGAGAAAGCAGTAACCTCGGGCAAGTTTCCTCCCGATTATATCGGCACCTACTGGTCCGCGGATTCCAAGTGGGGACAAAGCGCTTATCTGCCTTATGTGGCGCTGCGCAACAAAGACAATGTACTGATTAACGGATTGGCTTACTTCAGCCAGGGCAAAATGGTCAATACCACCAAGCCGCTTGAAATCGGCGCGTTCATGGCGGTTCAGGGAATGGACCCGGGCGGGTACTCCGCTTTTTTCGAAACAAGGGAGCTCGGCGTGGTCATGACCAAAACTAATAAACGATACACAAAGACCCGCAGCTCCATCCGGGACGGCAAACCCGTTCTAACCTATGACATTTACCTCGAAGGGGATTTGGACGAGCACTTTCACAGCGCGAAGCCCGCCGATTCCCCGGCGAGTCTGCATGAGATTGAGCAGGAATTCAATAAGAATGTTCAGACCTTGATCCACAATCTGATCCGGCAGACCCAAAAGGACCATGCCGATATTTTTGGAATGGGCGAGATTATCCGCGCGCATCACCCTGCCTACTGGAAGGAGCATATTCATGACAAGGACGATTGGGAGAAGCTCTATGACAGTGTCACTGTGAATATTAATCTGGCTCTGCATCTGCGGAGAGTCGGACTTAAAGAGACATAA
- a CDS encoding glycosyltransferase family 4 protein: MHVGIFMHTNYFEDFFVKGLGLSEEEYVSSYHNDFSFDYARLLHTKGIRTTIYNFTRVGDEVRTYRHGIVDCTIKFIPVGRLYKSYCLIPLSHRTPIGKFISQYISTIQKDLAGILRGDGVSLIYAQEYASGRFERLASTAKELNIPIIAAYHGGSIHKWIMPIKKHTLHKASFLTTLNEDEQKSMVSHFPHLAERIRLLPNFVNSAIFYKRDKEQALAELGLDPENRYLITVGRLFEYQKGHSLLVQAAEQLRHIPDLKILIAGGGPDEQSLRALIKEKNLEDRIILLGTIRNKDVLASYYSVSELFVLPSRYEGLPLVILEAGACGLPTVAFNVMGVRGLVQHGVSGLLAEGLEPSALAASLDTLLGNPELCAEMGEAALQIVRSDYSEEIIGARLYNLLQESLGLDPSAAQIGGDSFAPELGTPV, translated from the coding sequence ATGCATGTCGGGATTTTTATGCATACCAATTACTTTGAAGATTTCTTCGTAAAAGGCCTGGGTCTCAGTGAAGAGGAATATGTAAGTTCGTATCATAACGATTTTTCTTTCGACTATGCGCGTCTTTTACATACCAAAGGCATCCGCACCACTATCTACAATTTCACCCGGGTCGGCGATGAGGTCCGCACTTACCGGCATGGCATTGTGGATTGCACCATTAAATTCATTCCTGTGGGCAGACTTTATAAATCGTATTGCCTGATTCCGCTCTCCCACCGGACACCCATCGGCAAATTTATCTCCCAATATATATCCACCATTCAAAAGGATCTGGCCGGAATTTTGCGCGGGGACGGGGTCAGCCTGATTTATGCCCAGGAATATGCCTCCGGACGTTTTGAACGGCTGGCTTCGACGGCCAAGGAGCTGAACATTCCAATCATTGCCGCCTATCACGGGGGCAGCATACATAAATGGATAATGCCTATTAAGAAGCATACGCTGCACAAGGCTTCCTTTTTGACAACGCTTAACGAGGATGAACAGAAAAGCATGGTCAGCCACTTCCCGCATCTCGCGGAACGGATACGGCTGCTGCCCAATTTTGTGAATTCAGCGATTTTTTACAAGCGGGACAAGGAGCAGGCGCTGGCGGAGCTTGGGCTAGACCCGGAGAACAGATATTTGATTACGGTGGGCCGTTTATTCGAATACCAAAAGGGGCATTCCCTGCTGGTTCAAGCTGCGGAGCAGCTCAGGCATATTCCGGACCTGAAGATACTGATCGCCGGCGGCGGGCCGGATGAGCAGAGCCTAAGGGCGCTGATTAAGGAAAAAAATCTGGAGGACCGCATAATTCTCCTCGGCACGATCCGCAACAAGGATGTTCTGGCCAGCTACTACAGTGTTTCCGAGCTGTTCGTGCTGCCTTCCCGGTATGAAGGGCTGCCGCTGGTCATCCTGGAAGCCGGGGCCTGCGGGCTGCCGACGGTTGCTTTTAATGTAATGGGGGTGCGCGGGCTGGTTCAGCATGGGGTAAGCGGCCTGCTCGCCGAAGGGCTGGAGCCGTCCGCACTGGCGGCCTCACTGGATACATTGCTCGGAAACCCGGAGCTGTGTGCGGAGATGGGGGAAGCTGCCCTGCAGATCGTCCGCTCTGACTACTCAGAGGAGATTATCGGGGCACGGCTGTATAATCTGCTGCAGGAAAGCCTGGGACTCGATCCTTCGGCAGCCCAAATTGGCGGCGACAGCTTCGCACCGGAGCTGGGCACACCCGTGTAA
- a CDS encoding spore germination protein translates to MQAWKEKYVSSIQKQKQPSPAPPEPGKEKLSLSLSANLERLLNRLGQSSDLVVRDFLLFGRYRAALVFFSSLVNQEQIQEHILKPLMARSDDHPGLPDNPAGLSHYIWNTALQVTQGTTEEDLSALPSGIVKGQLILLIEGSAEALVLDMRQVDTRGVEQPQTEQVIRGPREGYVEKLENNLSLLRYRLQSTDFRIEISPIGSRTQSRVALCYLDSLADPKLVAEVMRRISMIQTDGIIDAGYIEQFIEDQPLSPFPQVQSTERPDKTVAGLLEGRVAILVDGSPFALIVPALFNQFFQTVDDYTERFIMGSLIRIIRLIALAFSLFFPALYVSVISFNPELMPTDFAVAISGGRAGVPFPAVLEVLIMEVSMEVLREATIRLPQMIGGALSIVGVLVIGQAAVAAGLASPITVVIVALTTIGSFATPAYNAAIALRMLRFPLILLAGMFGLYGVMIGTILIINHLLFLESFAVPYMSPYIPGKWRDWKDSLVRVPLWWMRSRPSFLHTRDNTRLPASTPGNYTEQILQQGGETSEPFPADHNAAGGSRNQ, encoded by the coding sequence ATGCAAGCTTGGAAAGAGAAATATGTTTCATCTATCCAAAAACAAAAACAGCCGTCCCCCGCTCCACCGGAACCGGGCAAGGAAAAGCTGAGTCTCAGCCTGTCAGCCAATCTGGAAAGGCTGCTTAACCGGCTCGGCCAGAGCAGTGATCTGGTCGTACGTGATTTCCTGCTGTTCGGCCGGTACCGGGCAGCGCTTGTTTTTTTCTCCTCTCTTGTCAATCAGGAGCAGATTCAGGAGCATATCCTGAAACCGCTCATGGCCCGATCCGATGACCATCCAGGACTTCCTGACAATCCCGCCGGGCTGTCCCATTATATCTGGAATACAGCGCTTCAAGTCACACAGGGAACCACTGAAGAAGATTTGTCCGCCCTGCCTTCCGGAATCGTCAAAGGCCAGCTGATTCTGCTGATAGAGGGTTCAGCCGAAGCCCTTGTGCTGGACATGCGGCAGGTCGACACCCGTGGTGTAGAGCAGCCGCAGACGGAACAGGTAATCCGGGGACCGAGGGAAGGCTATGTAGAGAAGCTGGAGAACAATCTCTCCCTTCTGCGCTATCGGCTGCAGAGTACGGATTTCCGGATTGAGATCAGTCCAATCGGGTCACGGACCCAATCACGGGTAGCCTTGTGTTATCTGGACAGTCTGGCCGACCCGAAGCTGGTAGCCGAGGTGATGCGCAGAATTTCAATGATTCAAACCGACGGCATCATTGATGCGGGATACATCGAACAATTCATCGAAGACCAGCCGTTGTCTCCTTTCCCGCAGGTTCAGAGCACAGAGCGGCCGGACAAAACGGTAGCCGGTTTGCTTGAAGGGCGGGTTGCTATCCTGGTGGACGGCTCACCTTTTGCCCTGATCGTTCCCGCCCTGTTCAACCAGTTCTTCCAGACGGTGGATGACTATACCGAGCGTTTTATTATGGGCAGTCTCATTCGCATAATCCGTCTGATCGCCTTGGCCTTCTCCCTGTTTTTCCCGGCTTTGTATGTGTCGGTCATTTCGTTTAACCCGGAGCTGATGCCTACCGATTTCGCCGTAGCCATCTCCGGGGGACGCGCCGGCGTGCCTTTCCCGGCTGTGCTGGAAGTGCTGATTATGGAGGTCTCTATGGAGGTGCTGCGCGAGGCCACCATCCGCCTGCCGCAGATGATCGGCGGGGCCTTATCCATTGTCGGTGTGCTCGTTATCGGCCAGGCAGCGGTGGCAGCGGGACTGGCCAGTCCAATCACTGTGGTGATTGTCGCGCTGACGACTATCGGCTCTTTTGCCACACCTGCTTATAATGCGGCGATTGCACTGCGTATGCTGAGGTTTCCGCTAATCCTTCTGGCCGGGATGTTCGGACTCTATGGCGTGATGATCGGCACCATCCTGATTATCAACCATCTGTTGTTCCTCGAATCCTTTGCTGTGCCCTATATGTCTCCGTACATCCCCGGCAAATGGCGCGATTGGAAGGACTCGCTCGTGAGAGTACCTTTGTGGTGGATGCGCAGCCGCCCCAGTTTTCTGCACACCCGGGATAATACCAGGCTTCCTGCCTCCACTCCCGGGAATTATACCGAACAGATTCTTCAGCAGGGAGGAGAGACCAGTGAACCATTCCCGGCAGATCACAACGCTGCGGGCGGCAGCCGTAATCAGTAG
- a CDS encoding GerAB/ArcD/ProY family transporter, translated as MNHSRQITTLRAAAVISSTIIGIGILSFPRYMADAGGSSAPLVAFTGVLISFFSFWLLAALCRRFPRESLFVFSRRLIGRPLAMFFTLIIWLIFIMLTGLTARQFGDVATSVLFNKTPIEATVVLMLLICQLSARRNIIKFSYIHFFYLPLIIGPVIITILISMRDVDLLNLQPVLTAPSASFWKGALEASYLFQSSFIITLLVPFMQLPKQAVRAGAIGIFAAGAVYLLIVIASVGMFGVEETKLLIYPTLETARSAVVGDGFLERMDALFIVIWVISVYTTIYTTYYIAAYLLQNLLAFRDQRMTSSVLLPLVFAIAMLPKNVFETYTWTLLLGKMSMILMVGYPALLWAVYGVRRFRKKVLP; from the coding sequence GTGAACCATTCCCGGCAGATCACAACGCTGCGGGCGGCAGCCGTAATCAGTAGCACCATTATTGGGATAGGGATTCTCAGCTTTCCCCGCTATATGGCCGATGCCGGAGGCAGCAGCGCACCTTTGGTTGCTTTTACCGGCGTTCTGATCTCCTTCTTCAGCTTCTGGCTGCTGGCCGCGCTGTGCCGGCGCTTCCCCAGAGAATCTCTGTTTGTGTTCAGCCGCCGGCTTATCGGCCGGCCGCTGGCCATGTTCTTCACTTTGATCATTTGGCTCATTTTCATCATGCTTACCGGCCTTACCGCCCGTCAGTTCGGAGATGTCGCTACAAGTGTGCTGTTCAATAAAACACCGATTGAAGCGACCGTTGTTTTGATGCTGCTGATCTGCCAGCTGTCGGCCCGAAGGAATATAATCAAGTTTTCCTACATTCATTTCTTCTACCTGCCGCTGATTATTGGCCCGGTGATCATAACTATCCTTATTTCTATGAGAGATGTCGACCTGCTGAATCTTCAGCCTGTCCTGACCGCTCCCTCAGCCTCCTTTTGGAAAGGCGCCCTTGAAGCGAGCTATCTGTTCCAAAGCTCTTTTATCATCACGCTGCTGGTTCCTTTTATGCAGCTGCCTAAGCAGGCTGTACGAGCAGGAGCAATCGGTATTTTCGCAGCCGGAGCTGTATATCTGCTGATTGTTATCGCCTCCGTAGGCATGTTCGGTGTGGAGGAAACCAAGCTGCTGATTTATCCCACTCTGGAAACCGCCCGCTCGGCGGTCGTTGGAGACGGTTTTTTGGAACGGATGGACGCCTTGTTCATTGTTATATGGGTAATCTCTGTCTACACCACCATCTACACTACCTATTATATAGCCGCCTATCTGCTGCAGAATTTGCTTGCATTCAGGGATCAGCGGATGACCTCCAGTGTACTGCTCCCTTTGGTTTTTGCCATTGCCATGCTCCCGAAGAATGTCTTTGAGACCTATACATGGACCCTCCTGCTGGGGAAAATGTCCATGATCCTGATGGTCGGCTACCCCGCTCTGTTATGGGCCGTATATGGGGTCCGCCGTTTCCGGAAGAAGGTGCTCCCATGA
- the dhaS gene encoding dihydroxyacetone kinase transcriptional activator DhaS, giving the protein MSNSLLTKKALAHSLKTLMEHVPLNKISVKHLVDDCGLNRQTFYYHFQDIFELLGWIYQTEALESIAQYRSYNTWTGGFYRIFCYIEANKAFCNNTLDSLGRTHLDAYLYEVTNDLIMGVIQELAGGMEVDAEDKRFIANFYTLAFTGLVIHWMRGGMKDDPKVIIGKLSVLIEGNFAKALHQYEKKLS; this is encoded by the coding sequence GTGTCCAATTCCCTTTTGACCAAAAAAGCCCTCGCCCATTCCCTGAAGACCCTGATGGAGCACGTACCGCTGAACAAAATTTCAGTCAAGCATCTGGTGGACGATTGCGGGCTCAACCGTCAGACGTTCTATTATCATTTCCAGGATATTTTTGAGCTGCTCGGCTGGATTTACCAGACGGAAGCGTTGGAGAGCATCGCCCAATATCGCAGCTACAATACGTGGACGGGCGGGTTTTACCGGATTTTTTGCTACATCGAAGCCAACAAGGCCTTTTGCAACAATACGCTGGACTCCCTGGGCAGGACGCATCTGGATGCGTATCTGTATGAAGTGACGAACGATCTGATCATGGGTGTGATTCAAGAGCTCGCGGGCGGGATGGAGGTTGACGCCGAGGATAAGCGGTTTATCGCCAATTTTTATACGCTGGCTTTTACGGGCCTTGTGATCCACTGGATGCGCGGCGGCATGAAAGATGATCCGAAGGTGATTATCGGCAAGCTCAGTGTGCTGATTGAAGGGAATTTTGCCAAAGCGCTGCATCAATACGAGAAAAAGCTGTCGTAA
- a CDS encoding DsbA family oxidoreductase encodes MRIDVWSDNACPFCYIGKRRLEHALSQFEGQEKVEVVFRSFQLDPGAPVQATQDVYDMLAAKYGMTREKAIATNAQLAEQAKGVGLEFNFDTVQNTNTFDSHRLSHFAAAKGKGAEMSERLLCAYFTDGHNLADREELVSLAAEVGLDAAEAAAMLETDAYADAVDTDIAEAQRLNITGVPFFVFNNKYAVSGAQPGPVFSEVLDTVWAEEKNIPELQVIGQPKSKAPDAEGCDDGSCSI; translated from the coding sequence ATGAGAATAGATGTATGGTCCGATAATGCCTGTCCATTCTGCTATATCGGCAAAAGACGGCTGGAGCACGCGCTGAGCCAGTTCGAAGGACAAGAGAAGGTAGAAGTGGTCTTCCGCAGCTTCCAGCTCGATCCCGGCGCACCGGTGCAGGCAACCCAGGATGTATATGATATGCTGGCTGCCAAATACGGAATGACCCGTGAGAAAGCGATAGCCACGAATGCACAACTGGCAGAGCAAGCCAAAGGCGTGGGTCTGGAGTTCAACTTCGATACCGTGCAGAATACGAACACTTTTGACAGCCACCGTTTGAGCCATTTTGCTGCCGCCAAAGGCAAAGGCGCCGAGATGTCGGAGCGGCTGCTGTGTGCTTATTTTACCGATGGGCATAATCTGGCAGACCGTGAGGAGCTGGTTTCTCTGGCTGCCGAGGTTGGGCTGGATGCCGCAGAAGCTGCAGCGATGCTGGAAACAGACGCCTACGCGGATGCAGTGGACACCGATATTGCGGAAGCACAGCGGCTGAATATCACGGGCGTACCGTTCTTCGTATTCAATAATAAATATGCCGTATCAGGCGCTCAGCCGGGTCCGGTCTTCTCTGAGGTGCTGGATACCGTCTGGGCTGAAGAGAAGAATATACCTGAGCTTCAGGTGATCGGACAACCTAAGTCCAAGGCCCCGGATGCCGAAGGCTGCGACGACGGCTCCTGCAGCATCTGA
- a CDS encoding CLC_0170 family protein encodes MMHLVTYTAAITIFSALMLLTVDRAIYKSSGWVRERKYASALGWGCAGVSLLFIVWRLILL; translated from the coding sequence ATGATGCACCTAGTTACCTATACTGCTGCGATCACCATATTTTCCGCACTGATGCTGCTCACAGTGGACCGGGCGATCTATAAGTCCAGCGGATGGGTTCGCGAAAGGAAATACGCCTCTGCACTGGGATGGGGCTGCGCGGGTGTATCCTTGCTGTTCATCGTCTGGCGGCTTATCTTGTTATAG
- a CDS encoding glycosyltransferase family 2 protein, producing MHDVSIVIPTRNRIKDLTLCIESIGRQTDLEDVSIELLIVDDGNIEEQVLEYFRKVLNRMPQAELRYYRKTKPGVWLSRYEALGLIDGDILLSFDDDAELDDPLYIRRMLDTYAADKSIVGVGGIAKGMSSSRSGKLLGMLTCQMSASPGRLSASTLAGSLLLWGETEDTFETDFFHGCNMSFRASALKDMKPYPWMTSYAVADDIYMCHLASKYGKLVINPDMKITHHESPSSRDKAGRVARATAVNHYYLLNLRKAPVKNYAALLWTLTYLTGKSTLKRNFNAVSGYLSGILFVLNPRKNKYREYMLD from the coding sequence ATGCATGATGTGTCTATCGTAATTCCCACGCGCAACCGGATCAAGGATCTTACGCTGTGCATTGAGTCTATCGGCAGGCAGACCGATCTTGAAGATGTCTCGATTGAGCTGCTGATTGTGGACGATGGCAATATTGAGGAGCAGGTGCTGGAGTACTTCCGCAAAGTGCTGAACCGGATGCCTCAAGCGGAGCTGCGTTATTACCGCAAAACCAAGCCCGGTGTCTGGCTCTCCCGGTATGAGGCACTCGGACTGATCGATGGAGACATTCTGCTCAGCTTCGACGACGATGCCGAACTGGATGATCCGCTGTATATCCGCCGGATGCTGGATACCTACGCGGCGGACAAGTCAATCGTCGGGGTCGGGGGCATAGCCAAAGGCATGTCCAGCAGCAGATCCGGCAAGCTGCTCGGTATGCTGACCTGCCAAATGTCAGCTTCGCCAGGCCGGCTGTCTGCCAGCACACTTGCAGGCTCTCTGCTGCTCTGGGGAGAGACTGAGGATACCTTTGAAACGGATTTTTTCCACGGCTGCAATATGTCCTTCCGTGCTTCGGCGCTGAAGGACATGAAGCCTTATCCCTGGATGACCAGCTATGCAGTGGCTGACGATATTTATATGTGCCATCTGGCCAGCAAATACGGCAAGCTAGTGATCAATCCGGATATGAAGATTACCCACCACGAGTCTCCAAGCTCCCGCGACAAGGCGGGCCGGGTCGCGCGGGCCACGGCCGTCAACCATTATTATCTGCTGAATCTGCGCAAAGCCCCGGTGAAAAATTACGCCGCCCTGCTGTGGACGCTGACTTATCTAACCGGCAAATCGACATTGAAGCGCAACTTTAATGCCGTTTCAGGCTACCTCAGCGGCATTCTCTTCGTACTGAACCCCCGCAAGAACAAGTACCGTGAGTATATGCTGGACTAG
- a CDS encoding RluA family pseudouridine synthase — MNTRRHPKEGSKRGVRPGVKAKAQLKPGTRVPNGKASGKPGAAAKAASPVKSYTVAEPAELLAFLLKTITSRGRNSIKSMLSRGQVSVNGKAVTKHNFQLHPGQTVTIDLEKPVQAKEMTGLTIVYEDDDLIVIQKEAGLLSIATGEDNELTAYRQLMEHVRQSNPHNRVFVVHRLDRDTSGVMMFAKSEQLQQTLQNTWKETVKERSYVALVEGVVKKPEGTISSWLKETSTLKMYSSPHEGDGLHAVTHYKLIQGNRHFSLLEVHLETGRKNQIRVHMSDIGHPIVGDKKYGAETKAVGRLGLHARLLSFVHPSSGELLTFESAIPKTFLKYSAPAPSN, encoded by the coding sequence ATGAATACAAGACGACATCCAAAAGAGGGTTCCAAACGCGGCGTAAGGCCGGGAGTGAAGGCCAAAGCCCAGCTCAAGCCCGGCACAAGAGTCCCAAATGGCAAAGCGAGCGGCAAGCCGGGAGCAGCAGCCAAAGCAGCATCGCCGGTTAAATCATATACGGTAGCGGAGCCTGCCGAGCTGCTGGCTTTTTTGCTGAAGACTATTACAAGCCGCGGACGCAATTCCATCAAATCCATGCTCTCCCGCGGGCAGGTGTCGGTAAACGGCAAAGCCGTAACCAAGCATAATTTCCAGCTGCATCCCGGCCAGACCGTAACCATTGATCTTGAAAAACCGGTCCAGGCGAAGGAAATGACCGGACTGACCATTGTTTATGAGGACGATGATCTGATTGTGATTCAAAAGGAAGCCGGACTGCTCTCCATCGCCACCGGTGAAGACAATGAGCTGACTGCCTACCGCCAGCTGATGGAGCATGTCCGCCAGAGCAATCCCCATAACCGTGTCTTTGTGGTGCACAGACTGGACCGCGATACTTCCGGCGTGATGATGTTTGCCAAAAGCGAACAGCTGCAGCAGACGCTGCAGAATACATGGAAAGAAACGGTAAAGGAACGCTCCTATGTGGCATTGGTGGAAGGCGTGGTCAAAAAACCGGAGGGAACCATCAGCTCCTGGCTGAAGGAAACCTCGACGCTCAAAATGTATTCCAGTCCCCATGAAGGGGACGGCCTTCATGCCGTGACCCACTATAAGCTCATTCAGGGCAACCGCCACTTCTCTTTGCTGGAGGTGCACCTGGAAACCGGACGCAAGAATCAGATCCGCGTGCACATGTCCGATATCGGACATCCCATTGTCGGGGACAAGAAGTATGGTGCGGAGACAAAAGCTGTCGGGCGGCTCGGACTGCATGCCCGCCTGCTCTCCTTCGTACATCCGTCCTCCGGGGAACTGCTTACCTTTGAGAGCGCCATCCCCAAGACATTCCTGAAATACTCTGCTCCGGCACCTTCGAACTGA
- a CDS encoding oleate hydratase encodes MEATRVKKEYGNSQVYFVGGGIASLAGAAYLVRDCDFPGQNIHIIEEMKILGGSNDGAGNSEQGYVIRGGRMLNDEAYENLWELLSTIPSIDHPGQSVREEITAFDDANPTHANARLINKNGEVEDVLSMGFDMADRLAMGKLIITPEDKMGKARINDWFAPHFFQTNFWYMWATTFAFQPWHSAVEFKRYMLRFMHEFPRIQTLEGVTRTPYNQYDSIILPLHKYLEPFGVDFTLKCTVTDLDFKDGDGITVTKMHVLRQGVPDVIEIAEGDRVIVTNGSMTEGSSLGSMTTAPRLNGKGSSWKLWENIAAKKPGLGNPSSFDDHVDGSKWESFTVTFQDSVFFDLMEKFTRNRAGTGALVTFKDSSWFMSVVLAFQPHFRNQPEHVKVFWGYGLYPDKVGDFVKKRMCDCTGEEIMQELIGHLHFEAHKKEIMATANCIPCMMPYITAQFMPRLNSDRPKVVPEGSTNLAFISQFCEIPDDVVFTEEYSVRAARIAVYTLMGVNRPVEPINQYQYDVRTLFSSFVTSFR; translated from the coding sequence ATGGAGGCGACACGAGTGAAAAAAGAGTACGGTAACAGCCAGGTTTATTTTGTCGGCGGCGGTATTGCATCTCTTGCAGGTGCAGCCTATCTCGTCAGAGACTGTGACTTTCCCGGACAGAACATTCACATTATTGAAGAGATGAAGATCCTCGGCGGCAGCAATGACGGCGCGGGCAACAGTGAACAAGGTTATGTCATCCGGGGCGGCCGGATGCTGAACGATGAGGCCTACGAGAACCTGTGGGAGCTGCTGAGCACCATTCCTTCAATCGACCATCCGGGGCAATCGGTGCGGGAGGAAATTACCGCCTTCGATGACGCCAATCCCACACATGCCAATGCCCGCCTGATCAACAAGAACGGTGAAGTCGAAGACGTGCTGTCGATGGGCTTCGATATGGCCGACCGTCTGGCCATGGGCAAGCTGATTATTACTCCTGAGGATAAAATGGGCAAAGCACGGATCAACGACTGGTTCGCTCCGCACTTTTTCCAGACGAATTTCTGGTATATGTGGGCAACGACCTTTGCCTTCCAGCCTTGGCACAGTGCGGTTGAATTCAAAAGATATATGCTCCGCTTCATGCATGAATTTCCGCGTATTCAAACGCTTGAGGGGGTTACCCGTACCCCCTATAACCAATATGATTCGATTATTCTGCCGCTGCACAAATATCTGGAGCCTTTCGGCGTAGACTTCACTCTGAAATGCACCGTCACCGATCTGGATTTCAAAGACGGCGACGGCATTACAGTTACGAAGATGCATGTGCTGCGGCAGGGCGTTCCCGATGTCATTGAGATTGCTGAAGGGGACCGCGTGATCGTTACGAACGGCTCCATGACCGAAGGCTCCAGCCTCGGTTCGATGACAACCGCTCCGCGCCTGAACGGTAAGGGAAGCTCCTGGAAGCTGTGGGAGAATATCGCCGCCAAAAAACCGGGCCTCGGCAACCCTTCCTCCTTTGACGATCATGTGGACGGCTCGAAGTGGGAATCCTTCACCGTCACCTTCCAGGACTCGGTATTCTTTGATCTTATGGAAAAATTCACACGCAACCGGGCCGGCACAGGCGCGCTCGTCACCTTCAAGGATTCCAGTTGGTTCATGTCTGTGGTGCTGGCCTTCCAGCCGCATTTCCGCAATCAGCCGGAGCATGTCAAGGTATTCTGGGGTTATGGGCTGTACCCGGACAAGGTCGGCGACTTCGTGAAGAAAAGAATGTGCGACTGTACCGGGGAAGAAATCATGCAGGAGCTGATCGGCCACCTTCATTTCGAAGCGCATAAGAAAGAGATCATGGCTACCGCCAACTGTATCCCTTGCATGATGCCATACATTACCGCCCAGTTCATGCCGAGACTGAACAGCGACCGGCCGAAGGTGGTTCCCGAAGGCTCCACCAACCTGGCTTTTATCAGCCAATTCTGCGAAATCCCGGATGACGTCGTGTTCACCGAGGAATATTCCGTCCGGGCAGCCAGAATTGCCGTGTACACGCTGATGGGTGTGAACCGCCCTGTGGAGCCGATCAACCAGTACCAATATGATGTGCGGACGTTGTTCTCAAGCTTTGTGACTTCGTTCAGATAA